From a single Solenopsis invicta isolate M01_SB chromosome 6, UNIL_Sinv_3.0, whole genome shotgun sequence genomic region:
- the LOC105196733 gene encoding dual specificity mitogen-activated protein kinase kinase 3 isoform X1, whose product MALRRGKRNLKLQVSDETPAPVTPPRNLDKRTTITIDEKTFEVEADDLETLCVLGRGAYGIVDKMRHKQSGTIMAVKRIAATVNTQEQKRLLMDLDISMRSSACPYTVQFYGALFREGDVWICMEVMDISLDKFYTKVYKHSRAIPEDILGKVAFAVVSALHYLYSQLRVIHRDVKPSNILINRKGEVKICDFGISGYLVDSVAKTIDAGCKPYMAPERIDPSGNPSQYDIRSDVWSLGISLVELATGKFPYESWGTPFEQLKQVVKDEAPKLPAGKFSPSFEEFINKCLMKNYTARPNYSQLLEFDFIREYAQKDTNVAEFVGEILDLPENEQPV is encoded by the exons ATGGCTCTACGTCGTGGAAAACGTAATCTGAAATTGCAAGTCTCCGACGAAACGCCTGCACCAGT AACTCCACCAAGAAATTTAGACAAACGGACTACTATCACTATAGACGAAAAGACATTTGAAGTAGAAGCGGACGATTTAGAAACACTTTGCGTGCTTGGTCGTGGAGCATATGGAATCGTCGATAAAATGCGACATAAACAGAGTGGCACAATTATGGCTGTTAAG AGGATAGCTGCTACTGTTAATACACAAGAACAGAAGCGACTGCTTATGGATTTGGATATTTCCATGCGTAGCTCTGCATGTCCTTATACAGTACAATTCTATGGAGCCTTATTTCGAGAGGGAGATGTATGGATATGTATGGAAGTGATGGATATAAGccttgacaaattttatacaaaagtataTAAACACAGTCGTGCCATTCCTGAAGATATTTTAGGAAAGGTGGCTTTTgcg GTAGTAAGCGCATTACATTATCTCTATTCACAATTACGGGTGATTCATAGAGATGTAAAGCCTAGTAATATCTTAATTAATCGGAAAGGTGAAGTAAAAATTTGCGACTTTGGAATATCGGGTTACCTTGTGGATTCAGTTGCCAAAACCATCGACGCCGGATGTAAACCATATATGGCT ccaGAAAGGATAGACCCATCGGGTAACCCATCGCAATACGATATTAGATCCGATGTCTGGTCGTTAGGAATTTCCCTCGTTGAATTAGCAACTGGTAAatttccatatgaatcatggGGTACGCCGTTTGAGCAACTGAAACAGGTCGTGAAAGATGAAGCCCCGAAATTACCTGCTGGAAAGTTCTCTCCTTCGTTCGAGGAATTTATCAATAAGTG TCTGATGAAGAACTACACTGCCCGTCCAAATTACAGTCAATTATTGGAATTTGATTTTATCAGAGAATATGCCCAAAAAGATACGAATGTGGCCGAATTTGTCGGAGAAATTTTAGACTTACCGGAAAATGAACAACCGGTATAG
- the LOC105196733 gene encoding dual specificity mitogen-activated protein kinase kinase 3 isoform X2 yields the protein MALRRGKRNLKLQVSDETPAPVTPPRNLDKRTTITIDEKTFEVEADDLETLCVLGRGAYGIVDKMRHKQSGTIMAVKRIAATVNTQEQKRLLMDLDISMRSSACPYTVQFYGALFREGDVWICMEVMDISLDKFYTKVVSALHYLYSQLRVIHRDVKPSNILINRKGEVKICDFGISGYLVDSVAKTIDAGCKPYMAPERIDPSGNPSQYDIRSDVWSLGISLVELATGKFPYESWGTPFEQLKQVVKDEAPKLPAGKFSPSFEEFINKCLMKNYTARPNYSQLLEFDFIREYAQKDTNVAEFVGEILDLPENEQPV from the exons ATGGCTCTACGTCGTGGAAAACGTAATCTGAAATTGCAAGTCTCCGACGAAACGCCTGCACCAGT AACTCCACCAAGAAATTTAGACAAACGGACTACTATCACTATAGACGAAAAGACATTTGAAGTAGAAGCGGACGATTTAGAAACACTTTGCGTGCTTGGTCGTGGAGCATATGGAATCGTCGATAAAATGCGACATAAACAGAGTGGCACAATTATGGCTGTTAAG AGGATAGCTGCTACTGTTAATACACAAGAACAGAAGCGACTGCTTATGGATTTGGATATTTCCATGCGTAGCTCTGCATGTCCTTATACAGTACAATTCTATGGAGCCTTATTTCGAGAGGGAGATGTATGGATATGTATGGAAGTGATGGATATAAGccttgacaaattttatacaaaa GTAGTAAGCGCATTACATTATCTCTATTCACAATTACGGGTGATTCATAGAGATGTAAAGCCTAGTAATATCTTAATTAATCGGAAAGGTGAAGTAAAAATTTGCGACTTTGGAATATCGGGTTACCTTGTGGATTCAGTTGCCAAAACCATCGACGCCGGATGTAAACCATATATGGCT ccaGAAAGGATAGACCCATCGGGTAACCCATCGCAATACGATATTAGATCCGATGTCTGGTCGTTAGGAATTTCCCTCGTTGAATTAGCAACTGGTAAatttccatatgaatcatggGGTACGCCGTTTGAGCAACTGAAACAGGTCGTGAAAGATGAAGCCCCGAAATTACCTGCTGGAAAGTTCTCTCCTTCGTTCGAGGAATTTATCAATAAGTG TCTGATGAAGAACTACACTGCCCGTCCAAATTACAGTCAATTATTGGAATTTGATTTTATCAGAGAATATGCCCAAAAAGATACGAATGTGGCCGAATTTGTCGGAGAAATTTTAGACTTACCGGAAAATGAACAACCGGTATAG